In one Solanum dulcamara chromosome 1, daSolDulc1.2, whole genome shotgun sequence genomic region, the following are encoded:
- the LOC129890699 gene encoding UDP-glycosyltransferase 75C1-like, with protein sequence MVKPHVMLTTFPAQGHINPALQFAKYLVKMGIQVTFSTSIYAQRLMDDKKSIDNIPKGLMHFVPFSDGFDDGFDHSKDPVFYMSQLRKCGSETVKNIIMNCSENGSPITCLLYSIFLPWAAEVAREVNIPSALLWSQPATILDIYYFNFHGYEKQMANESNDPNWSIQLPGLPQLKTRDLPSFLLPSNAKGSLRVALPPFKELINTLDSEINPKILVNTFDELEPNALKAIEGYKFYGIGPLIPSAFLDGNDPLDSCFGADLFDKSNDYMEWLSTKPNSSVVYISFGSLMNPSISQMEEISKGLIDIGRPFLWIIKEDEKNKENEKKFGCIEELEKIGKIVPWCSQLEVLRHPSLGCFVSHCGWNSALESLACGVPVVAIPQWTDQMTNAKQIEDVWKSGVRVNVNEDGIVESEEMKRCIELVMDGGEKGEEMRRNAKKWKELAREAVKEGGSSHKNLKAFIDEVAKGY encoded by the exons atggtgAAGCCTCATGTCATGTTAACAACATTTCCAGCACAAGGTCATATTAATCCAGCACTACAATTTGCCAAATATCTTGTCAAAATGGGCATACAAGTGACATTTTCTACAAGTATTTATGCCCAAAGACTTATGGATGATAAAAAATCTATTGATAATATTCCAAAGGGGTTGATGCATTTTGTTCCATTTTCTGATGGATTTGATGATGGTTTTGATCATTCAAAAGATCCTGTATTTTACATGTCACAACTTAGAAAATGTGGAAGTGAAACTGTGAAAAATATTATCATGAATTGCTCTGAAAATGGAAGTCCTATTACTTGCCTACTTTACTCCATTTTCCTTCCTTGGGCAGCAGAG GTGGCACGTGAAGTCAATATTCCTTCAGCTCTTCTTTGGAGTCAACCAGCTACAATCTTGGACATATATTATTTCAACTTTCATGGATATGAAAAACAAATGGCTAATGAATCCAATGATCCAAATTGGTCCATTCAACTTCCTGGCCTTCCACAATTAAAAACTAGAGATCTTCCTTCATTTTTACTTCCATCAAATGCAAAAGGAAGCCTTAGAGTTGCACTTCCTCCTTTCAAAGAGTTAATAAACACATTAGATTCTGAAATTAATCCTAAAATTCTTGTGAATACATTTGATGAATTAGAGCCTAATGCACTAAAAGCAATTGAAGGTTACAAATTTTATGGAATTGGACCATTAATTCCTAGTGCTTTCTTAGATGGAAATGACCCTTTGGATTCTTGTTTTGGTGCTGATCTTTTTGACAAGTCAAATGACTATATGGAATGGTTAAGCACAAAGCCAAATTCATCTGTTGTTTATATATCATTTGGGAGTTTAATGAATCCATCAATAAGTCAAATGGAGGAGATATCAAAAGGGTTGATAGATATAGGGAGACCATTTTTGTGGATAATCAAAGAAGatgaaaaaaacaaagaaaatgagaaaaaatttgGTTGTATTGAAGAGTTGgagaaaataggaaaaattgTACCATGGTGTTCACAACTCGAAGTTTTGAGACATCCGTCTTTGGGATGTTTTGTTTCACACTGTGGATGGAATTCGGCTCTGGAGAGCTTAGCTTGTGGAGTACCGGTCGTGGCGATTCCTCAATGGACTGATCAAATGACAAATGCTAAACAAATTGAAGATGTGTGGAAGAGTGGAGTGAGAGTGAATGTGAATGAAGATGGTATTGTTGAGAGTGAAGAAATGAAAAGGTGTATTGAATTGGTAATGGATGGAGGGGAAAAAGGTGAAGAAATGAGAAGAAATGCTAAGAAATGGAAAGAATTGGCTAGAGAAGCTGTGAAAGAAGGTGGATCTTCACACAAGAATTTAAAGGCTTTTATTGATGAAGTTGCCAAAGGTTATTGA
- the LOC129890706 gene encoding xyloglucan endotransglucosylase protein 1-like — protein sequence MGFSHYDLSRMLFIILLFLMNSCMFSYGGNFLQEFDLTWGGNRVKIFNGGQILSLSLDKLSGSGFQSKKDYLFGRIDMQLKLVPGNSAGTVTSYYLSSQGPTHDEIDFEFLGNVSGEPYILHTNVFSQGKGDREQQFYLWFDPTKNFHTYSIIWKPQHIIFLVDNTPIRVFKNAESLGVPFPKNQPMKIYSSLWNADDWATRGGLVKTDWSKAPFTAYYRNFYAKNFSKSQFLDAKWQNQELDANGRRRFRWVQRNFMIYNYCTDYKRFPQGFPPECRKF from the exons atgggaTTTTCCCATTATGATTTATCAAGaatgttatttattattcttttattcCTAATGAATTCTTGCATGTTTTCTTATGGTGGGAATTTTTTGCAAGAATTTGACTTAACTTGGGGTGGCAATAGAGTCAAGATTTTCAATGGAGGCcaaattctttctttatctTTGGACAAACTCTCTGGCTCTGGCTTTCAATCCAAAAAAGACTATCTTTTTGGGAGAATTGATATGCAACTCAAACTTGTTCCTGGAAATTCTGCTGGCACTGTCACATCATactat CTATCTTCTCAAGGACCAACTCATGATGAAATTGACTTTGAGTTCTTAGGAAATGTTAGTGGTGAACCATATATTCTTCATACAAATGTCTTTAGCCAAGGCAAAGGTGACAGAGAGCAGCAATTTTACCTATGGTTTGATCCTACCAAGAACTTCCATACCTACTCAATCATATGGAAACCTCAACACATCAT tttCTTGGTAGACAACACTCCAATTAGAGTATTCAAGAATGCTGAATCACTTGGTGTTCCATTTCCCAAGAACCAACCAATGAAAATTTACTCAAGTCTATGGAATGCTGATGATTGGGCTACAAGGGGTGGACTAGTGAAAACTGATTGGTCTAAAGCACCATTCACAGCCTATTACAGAAATTTCTATGCAAAAAATTTTAGCAAATCTCAATTCTTAGATGCAAAATGGCAAAATCAAGAACTTGATGCTaatggaagaagaagatttAGATGGGTGCAGAGGAATTTCATGATATACAATTATTGCACTGATTATAAAAGATTTCCTCAAGGGTTTCCTCCAGAATGTAGAAAATTTTGA